TGGTCCTTATGGTCTCCAAATCATTCAATCAACTGCTGATGTTGAACTTTTTGCTGAAATTGGAATTATTACCTTACTTTTCACTATTGGATTAGAGTTATCTTTTGAAGAAATTTCTTCGCTCAAACGGGCAATATTTGTTGGAGTTCTACAGATATTTATAAC
This is a stretch of genomic DNA from Spirochaetota bacterium. It encodes these proteins:
- a CDS encoding cation:proton antiporter, whose amino-acid sequence is MCNRLKIPTVIGLLITGIFVGPYGLQIIQSTADVELFAEIGIITLLFTIGLELSFEEISSLKRAIFVGVLQIFIT